Proteins encoded by one window of Candidatus Binatia bacterium:
- a CDS encoding thioredoxin domain-containing protein yields MPNRLVHETSPYLRQHAHNPVDWYPWGEEAFARARAEDKPILLSIGYSACHWCHVMERESFEDEVTARDMNALFVNIKVDREERPDVDHIYMNAVQLLTGHGGWPMTMFLTPDGKPFYGGTYFPPEDRHGMPAFRRVLHGVAQAYREKRDEVEDHTGKLLLDLRRVDALVPGAAPPEARLVAAAAEALSRAYDEVNGGIGQAPKFPNATVLELFLRAHGTTGERRYLDLVTHTLRQMARGGIYDQLGGGFHRYSVDARWLVPHFEKMLYDNAQLVPLYLAAYQLTGEAPFAAVARETLDYLLREMRDPGGGFYATQDADSEGEEGRYFVWEAAEVRRLFDEGTAALVERYWDITPSGNFEDRNIVHVTLEVEQLARLFKRDVEEVRRTLASARATLLAAREQRVKPGRDEKILTAWNALAIGAFARAAEALDDDRYRNAALDAVSFLTATLQQGNRLCCTCKDGVARLNGYLDDYAFFAAALLDVFELTQDPAHLDHAVQLADAMLAHFWDADAGGFFFTSDDHEALIVRSKPAFDSALPSGNSVAARALLRLYHHTGHAPYLTHAEAVIKLFAGAVREQPFGLANMLGAIDFYSRQPCEIVVVVPGTGDHDLLRRIRQTYVPNRTLRVVDTSRNEPLPALLEGKGLVGGLETVYVCRGRTCSPPATSWEAVAPLLRS; encoded by the coding sequence ATGCCCAATCGCCTCGTCCACGAGACCAGCCCTTACCTCCGCCAACACGCCCACAATCCGGTCGACTGGTATCCCTGGGGTGAAGAGGCATTCGCCCGTGCCAGAGCCGAAGACAAGCCGATTCTCCTCAGCATCGGCTACTCCGCGTGCCACTGGTGCCACGTCATGGAACGCGAATCGTTCGAAGACGAAGTCACGGCGCGCGACATGAACGCCCTGTTCGTCAACATCAAGGTCGATCGCGAGGAACGGCCCGACGTCGATCACATTTACATGAATGCCGTCCAGCTTCTGACCGGCCACGGCGGCTGGCCGATGACGATGTTCCTGACGCCGGACGGGAAACCCTTCTATGGTGGCACTTACTTCCCTCCCGAGGATCGACACGGCATGCCGGCTTTTCGTCGCGTCCTGCACGGAGTCGCTCAGGCCTATCGCGAGAAACGCGACGAGGTCGAGGACCACACCGGGAAGCTTCTTCTGGACCTGCGGCGGGTCGATGCGCTCGTGCCCGGCGCCGCACCGCCCGAGGCACGGCTGGTGGCGGCCGCCGCCGAAGCCCTGTCGCGCGCCTACGACGAAGTCAACGGCGGAATCGGCCAGGCGCCCAAGTTCCCCAACGCTACCGTGCTCGAATTGTTCCTGCGCGCGCACGGCACGACCGGGGAACGGCGCTACCTGGACCTCGTAACGCACACCCTGCGACAGATGGCTCGCGGGGGCATCTACGATCAACTGGGCGGCGGTTTCCATCGCTATTCCGTCGATGCTCGCTGGCTGGTGCCGCACTTCGAGAAGATGCTGTACGACAACGCCCAGCTCGTGCCGCTTTACCTCGCCGCTTACCAGCTCACCGGCGAAGCGCCGTTCGCCGCGGTCGCCCGGGAGACGCTCGACTATCTCCTGCGCGAGATGCGCGACCCGGGCGGCGGCTTTTACGCCACGCAGGACGCCGACAGCGAAGGCGAGGAGGGCCGGTACTTCGTCTGGGAGGCTGCCGAGGTGCGCCGGCTTTTCGACGAGGGCACCGCGGCGCTGGTCGAGCGCTACTGGGACATCACACCGAGCGGCAACTTCGAGGATCGCAACATCGTGCACGTCACGCTCGAGGTCGAGCAGCTCGCCCGGCTGTTCAAGCGCGACGTCGAAGAGGTTCGCCGCACGCTGGCCTCGGCGCGCGCCACTCTGCTTGCCGCACGCGAGCAGCGCGTCAAGCCGGGCCGCGACGAGAAGATCCTGACTGCCTGGAACGCACTGGCGATCGGCGCCTTCGCCCGCGCGGCCGAAGCGCTCGACGACGACCGCTATCGCAACGCCGCCCTCGACGCCGTAAGCTTCCTCACCGCAACGCTGCAGCAGGGCAATCGCTTGTGCTGCACGTGCAAGGACGGCGTTGCCCGGCTCAACGGTTATCTCGACGATTACGCCTTCTTCGCCGCCGCCCTGCTCGACGTTTTCGAGCTGACGCAGGACCCGGCGCACCTCGACCATGCGGTGCAACTGGCCGACGCGATGCTGGCGCACTTCTGGGACGCGGACGCGGGCGGCTTCTTCTTCACCAGCGACGATCACGAAGCGTTGATCGTTCGCAGCAAGCCCGCCTTCGACAGCGCGCTACCGTCCGGCAACTCGGTGGCGGCACGCGCCCTGCTCCGGCTCTACCACCACACCGGCCATGCGCCGTACCTGACCCACGCCGAGGCGGTCATCAAGCTCTTCGCCGGTGCCGTTCGCGAGCAACCGTTCGGCCTCGCCAACATGCTCGGCGCCATCGACTTCTATTCCCGCCAGCCCTGCGAAATCGTGGTCGTCGTGCCGGGTACCGGCGACCACGATCTGCTGCGCCGGATTCGGCAGACCTACGTGCCGAACCGCACGCTGCGCGTCGTGGACACGTCACGCAACGAGCCCCTGCCGGCGCTGCTCGAAGGAAAGGGACTCGTCGGCGGTCTCGAGACGGTGTACGTGTGCCGGGGCAGGACCTGTTCGCCGCCGGCCACGAGTTGGGAGGCCGTCGCCCCGCTTCTGCGGAGCTGA
- a CDS encoding SDR family oxidoreductase: MELAGRAALITGGGTGTGRAVALELARRGCHVAVNYSKSRREAEDTAAEIDALGVKGLAVQADVGDDTAVRRMVDEVSKKFGRLDVLVNSAGATAFVPHADLEALSDADWDRILNTNLKGAFYAIRAALPWLRQDNGVVVNVSSIAGVYAIGSSVAYCASKAALNNMTVALARALAPGVRINAVAPGFIDTRWWKEFPAYELMKNIAVGQTLVGKACQPEDIAATVVHLVTADFVTGQVWVIDGGHGIAGGMPRV; encoded by the coding sequence ATGGAGCTAGCAGGCAGGGCCGCGTTGATCACCGGTGGCGGCACGGGTACCGGCCGCGCCGTGGCGCTCGAGCTGGCGCGGCGCGGCTGCCACGTCGCCGTCAACTACTCGAAGTCGCGTCGCGAAGCCGAAGACACCGCCGCCGAGATCGACGCCCTCGGCGTAAAGGGCCTCGCCGTGCAGGCCGACGTCGGCGACGACACCGCCGTGCGCCGCATGGTCGACGAAGTGAGCAAGAAGTTCGGCCGACTCGATGTGCTGGTCAACAGCGCGGGCGCTACCGCCTTCGTGCCCCACGCCGACCTGGAAGCGCTCTCCGACGCCGACTGGGACAGGATCCTGAACACCAACCTCAAGGGCGCGTTCTACGCCATCCGCGCGGCGCTGCCGTGGCTCCGGCAGGACAACGGCGTCGTCGTCAACGTCTCGAGCATCGCGGGCGTCTACGCCATCGGCAGCTCGGTTGCCTACTGCGCCTCGAAGGCGGCGCTCAACAACATGACCGTGGCGCTGGCGCGGGCGCTGGCGCCCGGCGTGCGCATCAACGCCGTCGCTCCGGGCTTCATCGACACCCGCTGGTGGAAGGAGTTCCCCGCCTACGAACTGATGAAAAACATCGCCGTCGGTCAGACCCTCGTCGGCAAGGCGTGCCAGCCGGAGGACATTGCCGCCACCGTTGTACACCTGGTGACCGCCGACTTCGTCACCGGCCAGGTCTGGGTGATCGACGGCGGCCACGGCATCGCCGGCGGCATGCCGCGCGTGTGA
- a CDS encoding MFS transporter: protein MTSRAGHHAVLSSATLAAYAAPAAPISALGLPIAVYLPPFYAAEMGLGLSVVGTIFMLTRFWDVLIDPALGVLSDRFPTRWGRRRQWIVLGSPIVMVCSWMVFMPVPPVSATYLLGWLLVLYVGWTLLTISHMSWGAELTVEYHERSVVQGWREVFLIAGMVTVLALPALIERGGAADAAVQRVTAMGWFVIVLLPFTVLLALWRVPELPAASHPHLGLRRALELAIENRPLRRVLLMDLLSGYGAGIVASLFLFVAVSALDLGKYASLLLLCYFISGCLCIAPMLRLSYRWSKHRTLAVSSLFNGLALPFIFLLPPGNVPVAVAMFVVFGANMGIGPLLFRSIMADVADEDHVRSGVSRTGLFFSLLIMTNKAGHALAIGSVYVLLDWIGFAPGAANDAEAIAGLMNLFVFPTMVASILVTAIMWNFPLGAERQRELRAILEERRARVA, encoded by the coding sequence GTGACATCTCGCGCTGGGCATCATGCGGTTCTTTCCTCCGCCACGCTCGCGGCCTACGCCGCCCCGGCGGCCCCGATTTCGGCCCTGGGGTTGCCGATCGCCGTGTACCTGCCGCCGTTCTATGCGGCGGAAATGGGGCTCGGCCTCTCCGTGGTCGGAACGATATTCATGCTGACGCGGTTCTGGGACGTCTTGATCGACCCGGCGCTAGGGGTGCTGTCGGACCGGTTCCCGACGCGTTGGGGCCGGCGGCGTCAGTGGATCGTTCTCGGTTCGCCGATCGTGATGGTGTGCTCGTGGATGGTGTTCATGCCGGTGCCGCCCGTATCCGCCACTTACCTGCTCGGCTGGCTGCTCGTGCTGTACGTGGGGTGGACGCTATTGACCATCTCGCACATGTCGTGGGGGGCGGAGCTCACGGTCGAGTACCACGAGCGTTCGGTCGTCCAGGGGTGGCGCGAGGTATTTCTCATCGCCGGCATGGTGACCGTGCTTGCGCTGCCTGCTCTGATCGAGCGCGGCGGCGCCGCGGACGCCGCGGTGCAGCGGGTCACGGCAATGGGCTGGTTCGTCATAGTTCTGCTGCCGTTCACCGTACTGCTGGCCTTGTGGCGGGTACCGGAGCTGCCGGCGGCGTCGCATCCGCATCTTGGCCTGCGACGGGCGCTGGAGCTGGCGATCGAGAACCGGCCTTTGCGACGGGTGTTGTTGATGGACCTGCTGTCCGGCTACGGCGCGGGCATTGTGGCGTCGTTGTTTCTCTTCGTCGCCGTCAGCGCGCTCGACCTCGGCAAGTACGCCAGTCTCCTGTTGCTCTGTTACTTCATTTCGGGCTGCCTGTGCATCGCGCCGATGTTGCGGTTGAGCTACCGCTGGAGCAAGCACCGGACGCTCGCGGTGTCGTCTCTGTTCAACGGACTGGCGTTGCCGTTCATCTTTCTTCTTCCGCCGGGTAACGTCCCGGTCGCGGTGGCGATGTTCGTCGTCTTCGGTGCCAACATGGGCATCGGCCCGCTGCTGTTCCGGTCGATCATGGCCGACGTCGCCGACGAGGACCACGTGCGGTCGGGGGTTTCGCGCACGGGACTGTTCTTCTCCTTGCTGATAATGACCAACAAGGCGGGGCACGCGCTGGCGATCGGGAGCGTGTACGTGTTGCTGGACTGGATCGGTTTCGCGCCCGGGGCGGCCAACGACGCCGAGGCGATTGCCGGGCTGATGAACCTGTTCGTGTTCCCGACCATGGTGGCCAGCATACTGGTGACCGCGATCATGTGGAATTTCCCGCTGGGCGCCGAGCGGCAGCGCGAGTTGCGGGCCATCCTCGAGGAACGTCGCGCCCGCGTTGCGTAA
- a CDS encoding SLC13 family permease, with amino-acid sequence MAAAMTTDREEAISAVEARFERWRRRSGLVLAPLAFAAVWWTASALPVPAHRLAAVLAAVVVLWITEAIPMAITAFLGVAAAILLGVAPAQEAFAPFADPIVFLFVGTFMLARAIFVHGLDRRFAFAILGLPGVGERPGRMLVAYAAVACAISMWISNTATTAMMFPIGISMLAFLESHPQAGRVAPAFGTVLLLSNAFAASIGGLATPVGTPPNLIGLGFIQRETGVSVPFFSWMLLGLPVSLTALALLLVDFRRTGAPRRTELHGVAEMIAAERAAVGPWTRAQVNTLIAFAATVTGWVLPGAAALLLGRDSATATYLASLLPESVVALLGASLLFLLPVDWRRHRFTLTWADAVQIDWWIVFLYGGGIALGTLAFKTGLAEAMGNGLTGLLGVRSEFGLLALSTVLATVLSETTSNTASANMVVPVVIAFARSAGIDPVLPALGATMGASLGFMLPVSTPTNAIVYGSGRIPLTAMIRHGILLDVIGIVAIVAVVATLGPVAVGR; translated from the coding sequence ATGGCCGCCGCTATGACAACCGACCGGGAAGAGGCGATCAGCGCGGTGGAAGCGCGCTTCGAGCGTTGGCGGCGTCGCAGCGGATTGGTGCTGGCGCCGCTCGCTTTTGCCGCGGTGTGGTGGACAGCGTCCGCCCTGCCGGTCCCGGCGCACCGCCTGGCGGCGGTGCTCGCGGCGGTGGTTGTGCTGTGGATCACCGAGGCCATTCCGATGGCCATAACGGCCTTCCTCGGCGTGGCGGCCGCCATCTTGCTGGGGGTCGCGCCGGCGCAGGAAGCCTTCGCTCCGTTCGCCGATCCGATTGTTTTTCTTTTCGTCGGCACGTTCATGCTGGCCCGCGCGATCTTCGTGCACGGTCTGGACCGGCGCTTTGCCTTCGCCATTCTCGGTTTGCCCGGAGTCGGCGAGCGACCAGGACGCATGCTGGTCGCCTATGCGGCGGTGGCGTGCGCGATCTCCATGTGGATCAGCAACACGGCAACGACGGCGATGATGTTTCCGATCGGCATTTCCATGTTGGCGTTCCTCGAATCGCATCCGCAGGCGGGTCGCGTGGCTCCCGCTTTCGGCACCGTGCTGCTGTTGTCCAACGCCTTTGCGGCCTCGATCGGGGGACTGGCGACACCCGTGGGCACGCCACCGAATCTGATCGGCCTGGGATTCATTCAGCGCGAGACGGGCGTGAGCGTTCCCTTCTTTTCGTGGATGCTGCTGGGGTTGCCGGTGAGCCTCACGGCGCTGGCGTTGCTGCTCGTCGATTTCCGCCGCACGGGCGCGCCGCGCCGCACGGAGCTGCACGGGGTCGCCGAAATGATCGCCGCCGAGCGGGCCGCGGTGGGTCCGTGGACGCGCGCGCAGGTCAATACGCTGATCGCTTTCGCGGCCACCGTGACCGGCTGGGTGTTGCCGGGTGCGGCGGCGCTGCTCCTCGGCCGCGACAGCGCGACGGCAACGTACCTGGCGAGTTTGCTGCCGGAGAGCGTCGTGGCGCTGCTCGGGGCAAGTTTGCTGTTTCTGTTGCCGGTCGACTGGCGCCGGCATCGGTTCACGCTGACCTGGGCCGACGCGGTCCAAATCGACTGGTGGATCGTGTTCCTTTACGGCGGCGGTATTGCGCTGGGAACACTGGCGTTCAAGACCGGGCTGGCCGAGGCCATGGGCAACGGACTGACCGGACTGCTCGGCGTACGCAGCGAGTTCGGACTGCTGGCACTGTCCACGGTACTGGCGACGGTGTTGTCGGAAACCACCAGCAACACCGCCTCGGCAAACATGGTCGTACCCGTGGTAATCGCCTTTGCGCGTTCGGCCGGCATCGATCCGGTCCTGCCGGCCCTGGGGGCGACAATGGGCGCCTCACTGGGGTTCATGTTGCCGGTATCGACGCCGACCAACGCCATCGTCTACGGCTCGGGACGGATTCCGCTGACGGCGATGATTCGTCACGGCATTCTGCTCGACGTCATCGGTATCGTGGCGATAGTCGCGGTTGTCGCCACGCTCGGGCCGGTGGCCGTGGGCAGGTGA
- a CDS encoding YMGG-like glycine zipper-containing protein encodes MPSLVRSTAVLAVCTFAMAGCSPLRPILYPNQKYQEAGAAQVQKDVDECMALGDQFVSETGKYQSKAKDAAVETAKGGAFGAAVGAVGGAVWGDPGKSAAAGAATGATAGFLNTIFGGVFQSRREPNPTYANFVQRCLAERGYETLGWE; translated from the coding sequence ATGCCTTCCCTGGTTCGCTCTACCGCAGTGCTCGCGGTCTGCACCTTTGCCATGGCAGGCTGTTCGCCGCTGCGCCCGATCCTATATCCGAACCAGAAGTATCAAGAAGCGGGCGCGGCGCAGGTGCAGAAGGACGTCGACGAGTGCATGGCCCTCGGCGACCAGTTCGTCAGCGAAACCGGCAAGTATCAGAGCAAGGCCAAGGATGCCGCGGTCGAGACGGCCAAGGGCGGCGCTTTCGGTGCCGCTGTCGGCGCCGTTGGCGGGGCCGTCTGGGGCGATCCGGGCAAGAGCGCCGCCGCCGGCGCGGCCACCGGCGCTACGGCCGGCTTCCTGAACACCATTTTCGGCGGAGTGTTCCAGAGCCGCCGCGAACCGAACCCGACGTACGCCAACTTCGTGCAGCGCTGTCTCGCCGAGCGCGGCTACGAAACACTCGGATGGGAATAG
- a CDS encoding DEAD/DEAH box helicase family protein, translating into MPAAVADRLTAAAVEALRAAILDAGGNELYLLGTLDDDGRVNGLRVLARGNRRSVPALLQIPRPGEVVLHNHPGGRLAPSDADVHIAGALGQNGVGSYIVDNAVTAIHVVVEPHRPPTAVQIDRTDAIAWLAPGSAIAAHLDGYEHRTQQQRMLAGVAAAFNDDGTLTVEAGTGTGKSLAYLLPAVAWSLRNKERVLVSTHTINLQEQLVRKDLPFLGGLPGFACRTALVKGRGNYLCRRKASQIKAQPALLVEDEVQRELREVLAWAERTADGSLADLPVRPRPEVWEQVVSENDNCLRARCPFYGTCFFYTARRNAAQADIVVVNHHLLLADLALRDEVGSYSQNAILPPARRVIVDEAHHVEDVATSYFGLRAGYATIERPFSRLQSRRDPQKGVLRALVRALTTIDAAPPPAATAAARLIEARLVPRTESLLTDAEQCFSELFAGLEDLVGRAIEAGREEKLRVTDTVRTSAYWGDVERWLTRLGGALGDFAETFEAVFERLDQLDTDALPQQIVFLTTELRALQGRVAGAGLALLEFLRDDGGACRWFEARVRPRTGAALTLHAAPIDVGPLLRRALFEPFPTVVLTSATLTVDGRFDYLHDRLGLAGLEARERVQTLRVESPFDFDEQALLAVPSDLPDANEPGYEPATHTAIREVLQASRGGTFVLFTAYGALRRAVAALGPELTAAGLVVLQQGETNRHLLLERFVRTPGAVLFATDSFWEGVDVRGDALRCVVITRLPFRVPTEPIEQARVEAIAARGGNPFAEHALPQAVLKLKQGFGRLIRSRTDRGVVVLLDSRVARKPYGRVFLESLPPARRIVGRRSVVTAAVRRFFAGVRSGSPDP; encoded by the coding sequence GTGCCTGCTGCCGTGGCCGATCGCCTGACCGCCGCCGCCGTCGAAGCGCTGCGCGCCGCCATTCTCGACGCCGGCGGCAACGAGCTCTACCTGCTCGGCACCCTCGACGACGACGGCCGGGTGAACGGCCTGCGCGTGCTGGCCCGTGGCAACCGCCGGAGCGTGCCCGCGCTCCTTCAGATACCGCGGCCCGGCGAAGTCGTCCTCCACAATCACCCCGGCGGCCGGCTGGCGCCGTCCGACGCCGACGTGCACATCGCCGGTGCGCTCGGACAGAACGGCGTCGGCTCGTACATCGTCGACAACGCCGTCACGGCGATCCACGTCGTCGTCGAGCCGCACCGGCCGCCAACGGCGGTGCAAATCGATCGCACCGATGCGATCGCGTGGCTGGCCCCCGGGAGCGCCATCGCCGCCCATCTCGACGGTTACGAGCACCGGACACAGCAACAGCGGATGCTCGCGGGCGTCGCCGCCGCCTTCAACGACGACGGCACCCTCACCGTCGAAGCCGGCACGGGCACCGGCAAGTCCCTTGCCTACCTGCTGCCCGCAGTCGCCTGGAGCCTGCGCAACAAGGAACGCGTCCTCGTCTCCACACACACCATCAATCTGCAGGAACAACTGGTGCGCAAGGACCTGCCGTTTCTGGGCGGGTTGCCGGGCTTCGCCTGCCGGACCGCGCTGGTCAAAGGGCGCGGCAATTACCTGTGCCGGCGCAAAGCGTCGCAGATCAAGGCCCAGCCCGCGCTCCTGGTCGAGGACGAGGTCCAGCGCGAACTGCGCGAGGTGCTCGCCTGGGCGGAACGAACGGCGGACGGCAGCCTGGCCGATTTGCCGGTGCGGCCGCGGCCCGAGGTCTGGGAGCAGGTGGTGTCCGAGAACGACAACTGCTTGCGCGCCCGCTGCCCGTTCTACGGCACCTGTTTCTTCTACACGGCGCGCCGCAACGCGGCCCAGGCCGACATCGTGGTCGTCAATCACCACCTCCTGCTCGCCGACCTCGCGCTGCGCGACGAAGTCGGCAGCTACTCGCAGAATGCCATCCTGCCGCCGGCGCGCCGGGTGATCGTCGACGAGGCCCATCATGTCGAGGACGTGGCTACGAGTTACTTCGGGCTGCGCGCCGGGTATGCGACCATCGAACGCCCCTTCAGCCGCCTGCAAAGCCGCCGCGATCCGCAGAAAGGCGTCCTGCGGGCGCTCGTGCGGGCCCTGACGACGATCGACGCCGCGCCCCCGCCGGCGGCCACCGCGGCGGCCCGCCTGATCGAAGCCCGGCTCGTGCCGCGAACGGAAAGCCTGCTCACCGACGCGGAACAGTGCTTTTCCGAGCTGTTTGCCGGGCTGGAGGATCTCGTCGGACGGGCCATCGAGGCCGGCCGCGAGGAGAAGCTGCGCGTTACGGACACCGTGCGAACGTCGGCGTACTGGGGCGACGTCGAACGCTGGCTGACTCGGCTCGGCGGCGCGCTCGGAGACTTCGCCGAGACGTTCGAAGCGGTCTTCGAGCGCCTCGATCAGCTCGACACCGATGCGCTGCCGCAGCAGATCGTCTTCCTGACCACGGAGTTGCGGGCACTGCAGGGTCGGGTGGCCGGCGCCGGATTGGCGCTGCTCGAATTCCTGCGCGACGACGGCGGCGCCTGCCGGTGGTTCGAGGCCCGCGTCAGACCGCGCACGGGTGCGGCGCTCACGCTGCACGCCGCGCCGATCGACGTCGGACCGTTGCTGCGGCGCGCGCTATTCGAGCCGTTTCCGACCGTCGTGCTCACCTCGGCGACGCTCACGGTCGACGGCCGCTTCGACTACCTGCACGATCGCCTCGGACTGGCCGGCCTCGAGGCCCGCGAACGCGTGCAGACCCTGCGGGTCGAGTCGCCGTTCGATTTCGACGAGCAGGCGTTACTGGCGGTGCCCAGCGATCTCCCGGACGCCAACGAACCTGGCTACGAACCGGCGACGCATACGGCGATTCGCGAGGTCTTGCAGGCCAGCCGCGGCGGCACGTTCGTTCTGTTCACGGCTTACGGCGCCCTGCGCCGCGCCGTCGCGGCGCTCGGTCCGGAGTTGACCGCGGCGGGCCTCGTCGTACTGCAGCAGGGAGAGACGAACCGGCACCTGCTCCTCGAGCGATTCGTGCGCACGCCGGGGGCCGTCTTGTTCGCGACCGACAGTTTCTGGGAAGGCGTCGACGTCCGCGGCGACGCGCTGCGGTGTGTGGTCATCACCCGTTTGCCGTTCCGCGTGCCGACCGAGCCGATCGAGCAGGCGCGCGTCGAGGCGATCGCGGCGCGCGGCGGTAATCCCTTTGCGGAGCACGCGCTGCCGCAGGCGGTGTTGAAACTCAAGCAGGGTTTCGGGCGGCTGATCCGTTCGCGCACGGACCGCGGCGTGGTGGTGCTGCTCGATAGTCGCGTCGCCCGCAAACCGTACGGCCGCGTGTTTCTCGAGTCGCTGCCGCCGGCGCGCCGCATCGTGGGACGGCGTTCAGTGGTCACCGCGGCGGTGCGGAGGTTCTTCGCGGGCGTCCGGTCAGGAAGTCCCGACCCGTGA
- a CDS encoding HlyD family efflux transporter periplasmic adaptor subunit, with product MANVLYWPSSIGRQGMSKRILLILVVVGLAGAAAAAWWWRAAVNGRADVISGSGIVEVTQVDAAFEVPGRIVERFVDEGAVLDKGEPIARLDDREYRLQLERARGLKAAAEARYRLLLSGARARDVDQALAALDAAESDLALQRREYERLETLLRQGVISEAELDRVRTSLDRAQAARASAAAALDLLREGFRTEEIEEARAGLQEARAALEIAELNLARCELFAPVSGRVLSKSREPGEMVQPGTPVVTVGDLSRPWVNLYVGERDLGKVRLGMRGYVTVDSFPDQPFPGTVTFVADRAEFTPKNIQTPDERVKLVYRVKLEVATRDTVLKPGMPADAVLPVEPGPEAHAATP from the coding sequence ATGGCGAATGTGCTCTATTGGCCTTCGTCGATCGGGCGGCAGGGCATGTCGAAACGCATCCTTCTAATACTCGTAGTTGTCGGACTGGCTGGCGCTGCGGCCGCGGCCTGGTGGTGGCGCGCTGCCGTCAACGGGCGGGCCGACGTCATCAGCGGTTCCGGCATCGTCGAAGTCACCCAGGTCGACGCCGCCTTCGAAGTGCCGGGGCGCATCGTCGAGCGCTTCGTCGACGAAGGCGCCGTGCTCGACAAGGGCGAGCCGATCGCCCGGCTGGACGACCGCGAGTACCGCCTCCAACTCGAACGCGCCCGCGGCCTCAAGGCCGCCGCCGAAGCTCGCTACCGCCTTCTGCTCAGCGGTGCCCGCGCCCGCGACGTTGACCAGGCCCTAGCCGCCCTCGACGCCGCCGAGAGCGACCTGGCGTTGCAGCGGCGCGAGTACGAACGTCTCGAAACTCTGCTACGCCAGGGAGTGATTTCCGAGGCCGAGCTCGACCGCGTACGCACCAGCCTCGACCGGGCGCAGGCGGCACGGGCCAGCGCCGCCGCGGCACTGGACCTCTTGCGCGAAGGGTTCCGCACCGAGGAAATAGAGGAGGCCCGGGCCGGCCTGCAGGAGGCCAGGGCAGCCCTCGAAATTGCCGAGTTGAACCTCGCCCGCTGCGAACTGTTCGCGCCCGTGTCCGGCCGCGTTCTCAGCAAGAGCCGCGAACCCGGCGAAATGGTCCAGCCCGGTACCCCGGTGGTCACCGTCGGCGATCTGTCGCGGCCGTGGGTGAACCTGTACGTCGGCGAACGCGATCTCGGAAAGGTACGCCTCGGGATGCGCGGTTACGTTACCGTCGACTCGTTTCCCGACCAGCCGTTCCCCGGCACCGTGACCTTTGTCGCCGACCGCGCCGAGTTCACGCCGAAGAACATCCAGACCCCCGACGAACGCGTCAAGCTCGTCTATCGGGTCAAGCTCGAAGTCGCCACGCGCGACACCGTTCTCAAGCCCGGCATGCCCGCCGACGCCGTCCTGCCGGTCGAGCCCGGACCCGAAGCCCACGCCGCGACCCCGTGA
- a CDS encoding ABC transporter ATP-binding protein, translating to MSAPAIQTDGLCKSYGTVAAVRDVSLSVAPGELFGLVGPDGAGKTTFLRTLAGLLRPTAGTVRIGGVDVSADRDAVKRQIGYMSQRFSLSETLTVLENLLYVAEVWGVPAAARPARIERLMQFSRLGPFKHRLARNLSGGMKQKLSLATCLIHQPHVLLLDEPTIGVDPLSRRDFWLILYDLLQEGSTILLSTPYMDEAERCARVGFLLEGRLIACGAPPELKAALGVVVLDLRCPEPRAAQWTLRHVPAFANSVLFGDRVHVTLPRPGFDATAALAQIAAAGVEVLHWTVREPSLEDVFLAYAHRGGATEAA from the coding sequence GTGAGCGCACCCGCGATTCAAACCGACGGCCTGTGCAAGTCCTACGGTACCGTGGCCGCCGTGCGCGACGTTTCACTCAGTGTCGCCCCCGGCGAACTCTTCGGCCTCGTCGGCCCCGACGGCGCCGGTAAGACGACTTTCCTGCGGACCCTCGCCGGCCTGTTGCGTCCGACCGCCGGCACGGTACGCATCGGCGGCGTCGACGTCAGTGCCGACCGCGACGCGGTCAAGCGTCAGATCGGCTACATGTCGCAGCGGTTCAGTCTGTCCGAAACGCTCACCGTGCTCGAAAACCTGCTTTACGTGGCCGAGGTCTGGGGCGTACCCGCAGCGGCGCGTCCGGCCCGCATCGAGCGGCTCATGCAGTTCAGCCGCCTCGGCCCCTTCAAGCATCGCCTCGCCCGCAACCTCTCCGGCGGCATGAAGCAGAAGCTAAGCCTCGCCACCTGCCTGATCCACCAACCGCACGTGCTGCTGCTCGACGAGCCGACCATCGGGGTCGATCCGCTGTCGCGCCGCGATTTCTGGCTCATCCTCTACGACCTCCTCCAGGAGGGCTCGACGATTCTCCTGTCGACCCCGTACATGGACGAGGCAGAGCGCTGCGCCCGCGTCGGATTCCTGCTCGAGGGACGCCTGATCGCCTGCGGCGCGCCGCCCGAGTTGAAAGCCGCCCTCGGCGTGGTTGTGCTCGACTTGCGCTGCCCCGAACCCCGGGCCGCCCAGTGGACGCTGCGGCACGTGCCCGCGTTCGCCAATTCCGTGCTGTTCGGAGACCGGGTCCACGTCACCCTGCCGCGCCCCGGCTTCGACGCCACCGCCGCACTCGCCCAGATCGCGGCGGCCGGCGTGGAAGTGCTGCACTGGACGGTGCGCGAACCTTCGCTGGAAGACGTCTTCCTCGCCTACGCGCACCGCGGCGGCGCCACGGAGGCGGCGTGA